In Pleuronectes platessa chromosome 4, fPlePla1.1, whole genome shotgun sequence, the following proteins share a genomic window:
- the LOC128438070 gene encoding transmembrane protein 150A, with protein sequence MTAWIVLPVSLSAFSITGIWIVYAMAVMNHHVCPVENWSYNVTCTEELPRPGFPKTCCTIQDIPLISKCGSFPPESCLFSLIGNVGAFMVVMVCLLRYAQVIEHSHRCWVNTSAMVSGCTNAVGLVMVGNFQVDHAKSLHYVGAGVAFPAGLLFVCLQCVLTYRVAVTALDYWMAHFRVALALGAMVSLVLSGIFFIHESFILQHAAAICEWVFTVDILVFYGTFTYEFGTVTSETLMVGLERSHHGSGVIMGPRARGSTLSGATKGLKSPGGSSTSTHLNCTPESIAML encoded by the exons ATGACTGCCTGGATCGTCCTGCCTGTCAGCCTGTCTGCCTTCTCCATCACAGGAATATGGATTGT ATATGCCATGGCTGTGATGAATCACCATGTTTGTCCTGTGGAGAACTG GTCTTACAATGTGACGTGCACAGAGGAGCTGCCCCGACCAGGCTTCCCCAAGACATGCTGCACCATCCAGGACATCCCACTCATCag TAAATGTGGCTCCTTCCCTCCTGAGAGCTGCCTCTTCAGTCTGATTGGCAACGTCGGAGCATTCATGG TGGTGATGGTGTGTCTTCTGCGCTACGCCCAGGTGATCGAGCATAGCCACAGATGTTGGGTCAACACCAGTGCAATGGTGTCTGGCTGCACCAACGCTGTGGGTCTGGTCATGGTGGGCAACTTCCAG GTTGATCATGCCAAATCTCTACACTATGTGGGAGCGGGTGTGGCATTTCCAGCCgggctgctgtttgtgtgtctgcagtgtgtcctcacctACCGTGTAGCTGTCACTGCCCTCGACTACTGGATGGCTCATTTCCGGGTGGCGCTGGCACTGGGAGCCATGGTCTCACTCGTCCTCA GCGGTATCTTCTTCATCCACGAGAGCTTCATCCTGCAGCACGCTGCAGCCATCTGCGAGTGGGTCTTCACAGTAGACATCCTGGTCTTTTACGGAACCTTCACCTACGAGTTTGGCACCGTCACCAGCGAGACCCTGATGGTGGGCCTGGAGCGGAGTCACCACGGCTCAGGCGTTATCATGGGCCCCAGGGCCCGGGGCTCAACACTAAGCGGGGCGACGAAGGGCCTCAAGTCCCCAGGTGGGAGCAGCACATCCACACATCTCAACTGTACCCCGGAGAGCATCGCCATGCTGTAG